The genomic DNA CCCCGGCATGACGGTGCGCCTGGCCATTGCCAGCGCGCCCTTCAGCCCGGAAGCCGAGGCCATCCGCCAGGTCCGCTCGAACCTGCAGATGCAGACCGCCGAACAGGCCGGCCCCGGCCGCGCGGGCAGCAGCCGCTCCATCGCCATCGTCAGCCCCAACGAGGGCGAAGGCAAAAGCTACCTGGCCGCCAGCCTGGCCATCGCGTTTTCGCAATCCGGCCAGCGCACCCTGCTCATCAACGCCAATCTGCGCGCCTCGGGCCAGCACGACATGTTCGGCCTGGCGCCCGGCGTGGGGGCGGGGCTGTCGTCCATCCTGGCGGGCCGCTCGCCGCTGACGCCGGGCGAGCCCGTGCCGGGCTTCCCGCTGCTCAGCCTGCTGCAAAGCGGGCCGCAGCCGCCCAATCCGCTGGAAATCCTGGCCGAACCGGTACTGCGCAACATCATCCAGCGCCTGGAACCCGACTTCGACGTGTTCATCCTGGACACGCCCGCCGCCAACCAGTCGTCGGACGCGCAGGTGATCGCCCGCCAGGCCGATGGCTGCGTGCTGGTCGCCAAACAGGATGCCACCCGGCTCGACGACATCCACCAGACGCTTGCCATGATGCAGACCGCGGGCACCCGCATGGTGGGCAGCGTCTATAACGCATTCGATCCGGCCAGCAGCCGCGAACGCCGCCGCAGCCTGCTGCGACCATGGCGCCGCTGAGCCCCGAGCATCCGCCCGCCCGCCGGCGTCTGCTGCTGCATTCCCTGACGTCTCTGCTGGACCAGGCCTGGCTGAGCGGGTTGAACCTGCTGCTGGGCCTGGCGCTGATCCGCCTGACGACCAAGGATGCCTACGGCACCTACGCCCAGTTGTATGTCGTGGCGCTGTTCGTCGTGTCGATGGTGGAAGCCTCCATCATCAATCCGCTGAACACGGTGGTGCC from Orrella dioscoreae includes the following:
- a CDS encoding polysaccharide biosynthesis tyrosine autokinase; amino-acid sequence: MTQPSLLSRLANQNLAQAEGQGQPNPGGKPPDKMGERFISAGLLTAEQVEQVVARQQSARIRFGEAAVQLGFLSEQDVQRVLAQQFNYATALTPNPGMTVRLAIASAPFSPEAEAIRQVRSNLQMQTAEQAGPGRAGSSRSIAIVSPNEGEGKSYLAASLAIAFSQSGQRTLLINANLRASGQHDMFGLAPGVGAGLSSILAGRSPLTPGEPVPGFPLLSLLQSGPQPPNPLEILAEPVLRNIIQRLEPDFDVFILDTPAANQSSDAQVIARQADGCVLVAKQDATRLDDIHQTLAMMQTAGTRMVGSVYNAFDPASSRERRRSLLRPWRR